In Chitinophaga sp. HK235, a single window of DNA contains:
- a CDS encoding PQQ-dependent sugar dehydrogenase — protein MKRIRILLLILAFAIGIYFLLRPSTRGFQQPIEATLQLDKTTLGISTIVSDLNVPWEIAWGPDNQIWYTEQSGTISKVDPHTGIKKLLLVIPDVYRQRTLGLLGMAIHPDKKLPYVFVDYTHLNKDSSIVSRLMRYTYTADTLKDPLLLLELPGNTGHNGSRVAISPDGKVLLSTGDAAHDQLAPDTASLNGKVLRLNIDGTVPADNPYPGNYLWSRGHRNIQGLVFTDKGRLFASEHGDATDDELNLIQKAGYYGWARIEGYADRPDEKAHADSFPFIAPLKAWTPTIAPAGIDYYHSDKIPEWKNSLLLGTLKAASLHVIHLSNTQDAITGEEIYFSGKYGRLRDICISPEGDIYIATSNRDWNPGKGFPLPHDDRILRITALRPGEKVPATATRETAKATTVTITSTGAGIYKNYCEACHKPDGKGVPSSFPALAGNKLVTSDAKLLIQTILQGRTGDTKSKTSTYSEQMPAFNFLKDEEIAAVATYIRSSWGNSADSISTDNVTKTKQH, from the coding sequence ATGAAACGTATCCGTATCCTTCTGCTGATCCTTGCATTTGCAATAGGCATCTATTTTCTGCTAAGGCCCTCCACACGCGGCTTTCAACAGCCGATAGAGGCCACTCTTCAACTGGACAAGACCACGCTCGGTATCAGCACCATCGTATCCGACCTGAATGTACCCTGGGAAATAGCCTGGGGCCCCGACAACCAGATCTGGTACACCGAACAGAGCGGCACCATCAGTAAAGTAGATCCGCATACCGGTATAAAAAAACTGTTGCTCGTCATCCCCGACGTATACCGTCAGCGTACACTGGGCCTGCTGGGCATGGCCATACATCCGGATAAAAAACTGCCTTATGTTTTTGTAGACTATACGCATCTCAACAAAGACTCTTCCATCGTATCGCGGCTGATGCGTTATACCTATACCGCCGATACCCTGAAAGACCCACTGCTATTGCTGGAGCTGCCAGGCAATACCGGACATAACGGCTCCCGTGTAGCCATCTCTCCTGACGGTAAAGTATTGCTCTCTACCGGTGATGCCGCCCACGATCAGCTTGCTCCTGACACTGCATCCCTTAATGGTAAGGTGTTACGCCTTAACATTGACGGCACCGTGCCTGCAGATAATCCCTATCCGGGCAACTATCTCTGGTCCAGGGGACACCGCAATATTCAGGGCCTCGTGTTTACCGATAAAGGCCGGCTCTTTGCCTCCGAACACGGCGACGCCACTGACGATGAACTGAACCTCATTCAGAAAGCCGGATACTACGGATGGGCAAGGATAGAAGGTTATGCAGATCGTCCTGATGAAAAAGCCCATGCCGACTCCTTCCCTTTCATCGCACCACTCAAAGCCTGGACACCTACGATAGCACCCGCAGGTATAGACTACTATCACTCCGATAAAATACCGGAATGGAAAAACAGTCTCCTGCTGGGTACTTTGAAAGCTGCCAGTCTCCATGTGATACACCTCAGCAACACCCAGGATGCCATTACCGGTGAGGAGATTTATTTCTCCGGAAAGTACGGCCGTCTGCGGGATATCTGTATTTCTCCCGAAGGCGATATCTATATTGCCACCAGTAACCGTGACTGGAATCCCGGTAAAGGATTTCCGTTGCCACACGATGATCGTATTCTTCGTATCACCGCGCTCCGTCCTGGTGAGAAGGTACCGGCCACGGCTACACGCGAAACAGCCAAAGCCACTACTGTCACCATTACCAGCACAGGTGCCGGCATCTACAAAAATTACTGTGAAGCCTGTCATAAGCCGGATGGCAAAGGCGTGCCTTCCTCCTTCCCTGCCCTGGCCGGTAACAAACTGGTCACCAGCGATGCAAAGCTGCTGATACAAACCATCCTGCAGGGTCGCACCGGCGATACCAAAAGCAAAACCAGTACATACAGCGAACAGATGCCCGCCTTCAACTTCCTGAAAGACGAAGAGATCGCAGCGGTAGCCACTTATATCCGCAGCAGCTGGGGCAACAGCGCCGACAGCATCAGCACTGACAACGTCACCAAAACAAAACAGCACTGA
- a CDS encoding Nramp family divalent metal transporter, with translation MSSPGTTMEKTPATANGTIQKKHGYKAWLQSLGPGLITAALVFGPSKVTIASIMGAGYGFSLLWIVAVAIFFMIIFTTMAARVGIATSESLLSTISRKWGLPARIAIGVGVFLVTASFQAGNSIGAGITLAEATHSNKTIWIILCNIAGISILFFRTFYKMLEKIMIGLIIMMLFAFMVTMILSRPPVAGIASGFVPTVPAGSQKLIIAFMASCFSIVGAIYQSYLVQERKRLRPEVSLTGKETLPGMLILGFMSATVMICAATVLHPAGIKINNATDMAIALEPVFGNAASGLFLVGLFGASFSSLLGNAALGGTLLGDALGYGGQLSSGVVRTFIAVIMIIGASVAITFGKLPLELIVLAQAVTIFIVPFIGIALYLVANDTTIMGPLKNNTFTNIAGAIGLIVMLLLAISNAITLFFS, from the coding sequence ATGGCTATAAGGCCTGGTTGCAATCACTCGGGCCAGGGCTCATCACCGCCGCGCTGGTATTCGGGCCCAGCAAAGTCACCATCGCTTCCATCATGGGCGCCGGCTATGGTTTCTCCTTATTATGGATTGTGGCCGTGGCCATCTTCTTCATGATCATCTTCACTACCATGGCTGCACGGGTAGGCATCGCCACCAGCGAGTCATTACTCAGCACGATCAGCCGCAAATGGGGACTGCCGGCACGCATCGCCATCGGGGTGGGCGTATTCCTGGTGACTGCTTCCTTTCAGGCGGGTAATTCTATTGGTGCCGGCATCACGCTGGCGGAAGCTACCCATTCCAACAAAACCATCTGGATCATCCTTTGCAACATCGCTGGTATCAGCATTCTGTTTTTCCGCACCTTCTACAAGATGCTGGAGAAAATTATGATAGGACTTATTATCATGATGTTGTTTGCCTTTATGGTAACGATGATCCTCTCCCGCCCTCCTGTAGCGGGCATCGCCTCCGGCTTTGTTCCGACCGTACCAGCCGGCTCACAAAAACTTATCATCGCCTTTATGGCATCCTGCTTTTCTATCGTGGGCGCTATCTATCAGTCGTATCTGGTACAGGAGCGCAAACGTTTAAGACCGGAAGTAAGCCTGACTGGTAAAGAGACATTGCCCGGTATGCTGATACTCGGCTTCATGAGCGCCACTGTGATGATCTGCGCCGCTACCGTATTACATCCCGCAGGCATCAAAATCAACAACGCCACCGATATGGCCATCGCGTTGGAACCCGTATTCGGCAATGCCGCTTCCGGATTGTTCCTGGTGGGCCTTTTTGGCGCTTCCTTTTCTTCCTTGCTCGGTAATGCAGCCCTGGGCGGCACCTTGCTGGGAGACGCTCTCGGTTATGGCGGACAACTCAGCTCCGGCGTGGTTCGTACGTTCATTGCCGTTATCATGATCATTGGCGCCAGTGTGGCCATCACTTTTGGTAAGCTCCCACTGGAACTAATTGTGCTTGCACAGGCTGTCACTATTTTCATCGTACCGTTTATCGGCATCGCGCTCTATCTTGTAGCCAATGACACCACCATCATGGGACCGCTGAAAAACAACACCTTCACCAACATCGCCGGCGCCATCGGGCTGATCGTAATGTTGCTACTGGCCATAAGCAACGCCATCACCCTGTTCTTCTCGTAA